The genomic stretch GCGCAGTCCAGCCAGGTGGCCGCGGTGGTGGTGAGCACCGGGTCGGCCAGCAGCGGGGCCAGCGCCGGGTCCGGCCCGGGCAGCGCCGCCACCTGCCGCCAGGCGCCCAGCTCGGACCAGGAGGCCGCCGGGGAGAACCGGGGGTCGACCGCAGCGACCCGGGCCGCGGTGCGGGCCTCCGCCCACTGGGCGGGCAGCTCGGCGCAGCTGGCCCGGGGGGCGGCCACCCCCGCGGTGCTCCCCGGTGGCAGGCCGGTCAGGGCGGCCGCACTCAGCGCACCCGCCGCCCGGGCGTCGCCGTCCCCGGGCAGGGCGAGCAGCACGGCGACCAGTGTGCCGCCGTCCAGCACCGAGGTCACCGCCCCGGCGCCCGGCGCGACCCAGCCCGCGGGCAGGCCGGCGGTTCCCGGGCGCAGCGCCACCAGCGTCACCGGGGTGCCGGCGCCCACCGCGTCGGTCAGCCGGCGCACCGCCCGGCCGGGGGAGTCCGCGGTCAGCGCCGTGCGCAGGGCGGCGGTGAGGTCCGGCGTCCCCGCGCCGTCCCCGGCCAGCAGCCGGCCGGCCTCCGCGGCCAGCTCCCGCGCCGCCGCCAGCCCGGGCGCGTGCGGGTCGGTCACGTCGGTCCGGCCGCCGTCCAGCAGCCACAGCCACCCGTGCAGCCGGTCGCCCGAGCGCACCGGCAGGCAGAGCCGGGTGAGGATGCCGGCGGCCGGGTCGGCGGGGATGCGCAGCGGGTCGGTCGCGGTGGTGATCCCGTGCTCCTCGAACCGGGCGCGCACCTGCGGGGTGGAGCCGCGGCCCAGGATCGAGCGGGTGCGGACGGAGTCCATGGTGCTGTCGCTGCCGTCGTCCCCGTGGGCGCAGAAGGCGAGCAGCGTGAAGTCCCGGTCCTCCAGCGTCGCCGGGGCGGCCAGCACCCGGGACACCTCGTCCACCAGGTCCTGCAGGTCGTCGCGCACCGGGCTCCTCCCGCCGTTCAGACGATCGTACGAAGACCGGTGCCGGATTCCCTACGTCTGTCGCTGGTGCGGGTGAGCCGCCGTCCCTAGCGTCGGAGGTCACACCCCGGTGTCCCTGCCCCGTCGCCCCAGGAGGCGCTCGTGCTCACCTCGAAGGCCCTGCTGGCCGCTGCGCGACGCCCCGGGCTGCGCCGGGTGGTCACCGGGACACCGGTCACCCGGCGGGTCGTCGACCGGTTCGTGGCGGGGGAGACCCTGCCCGAGGTGCTCGACGTCGTCACGACGCTCACCGGCCAGGGCCTCGCGGTGACCCTGGACCACCTCGGCGAGGACGTCACCGACCGCCGTGAGGCGCAGCGCACCCGGGACGCCTACCTCGCGGCCCTCGACGGGCTCGCGCCGCTGCAGCTGGGCCGGCGGGCGGAGGTGTCGGTGAAGCTGTCGGCGTTCGGGCAGGCGCTGCCGGTCGGTGGGGACGACGTGGCGCTCCAGCTGGTGCGCCCGGTGGTCGAGGCCGCCTCCGCGCTGGGCACCACGGTCACCCTCGACATGGAGGAGTCGCGCACCGTCGACTCGACGCTGGGCGTGCTGGCCGAGCTGCGCCGCGACCACCCGGGCACCGGGGCGGTGCTGCAGGCGATGCTGCACCGCACCGAGGACGACGCCCGGACGCTGGCCACCCCCGGCTCCCGGGTGCGGCTGGTCAAGGGCGCCTACCGCGAGCCGGCGGGCGTGGCGCACCAGGAGAAGGCCGCCGTCGACGCCGCCTACGCGCGCTGCCTGCAGACCCTGGTCCGCGGCGACGGGTACCCGATGGCCGGCACCCACGACCCGGCGCTGATCGCCCGGTTCCTGGAGCTGGTCACCGAGACCGGGCGCACGCCGGACAGCTACGAGTTCCAGCTGCTCTACGGCATCCGCCCCGACGAGCA from Modestobacter roseus encodes the following:
- a CDS encoding helix-turn-helix domain-containing protein, whose translation is MRDDLQDLVDEVSRVLAAPATLEDRDFTLLAFCAHGDDGSDSTMDSVRTRSILGRGSTPQVRARFEEHGITTATDPLRIPADPAAGILTRLCLPVRSGDRLHGWLWLLDGGRTDVTDPHAPGLAAARELAAEAGRLLAGDGAGTPDLTAALRTALTADSPGRAVRRLTDAVGAGTPVTLVALRPGTAGLPAGWVAPGAGAVTSVLDGGTLVAVLLALPGDGDARAAGALSAAALTGLPPGSTAGVAAPRASCAELPAQWAEARTAARVAAVDPRFSPAASWSELGAWRQVAALPGPDPALAPLLADPVLTTTAATWLDCAGSPQRAAARLRVHRQTLYYRLGRIEQLTGLDLADGADRLLLHLGVRADQLHTATEPSQG
- a CDS encoding proline dehydrogenase family protein, with product MLTSKALLAAARRPGLRRVVTGTPVTRRVVDRFVAGETLPEVLDVVTTLTGQGLAVTLDHLGEDVTDRREAQRTRDAYLAALDGLAPLQLGRRAEVSVKLSAFGQALPVGGDDVALQLVRPVVEAASALGTTVTLDMEESRTVDSTLGVLAELRRDHPGTGAVLQAMLHRTEDDARTLATPGSRVRLVKGAYREPAGVAHQEKAAVDAAYARCLQTLVRGDGYPMAGTHDPALIARFLELVTETGRTPDSYEFQLLYGIRPDEQTRLAAAGHTVRAYVPYGADWYGYFMRRLAERPANLQFFLRSLATRS